Proteins from a single region of Ziziphus jujuba cultivar Dongzao chromosome 1, ASM3175591v1:
- the LOC107417192 gene encoding chloride channel protein CLC-f isoform X2, translated as MKMAVGEEYKESDRLLRSSDISCDNAEQEADRDLEQQQQQQQQPQPPGHSHSDDRGFSYSARRLTIIPRVRDRVVLSTLDPPPPQSSTSHRNDELRDSSPPEWALLLLGCLLGLATGLFVAAFNRGVDAIHEKAWAGIPKNGASWFRMQRLSNTWYRILLTPVAGGIIVGFMNGLLEVLDRIKQSTSSHRQGFHLLSGVFPTVKAIQAAITLGTGCSLGPEGPSVDIGKSCASGFSIMMENNRERRIALVAAGAAAGISSGFNAAVAGCFFAIETVLRPLRAENSPPFTTAMIILASVISSTVSNALLGTKSAFIVPTYDLKSAAELPLYLILGMLCGAVSVAFTRLVAWFTNSFEIIKEKFGLPALVCPVLGGFGAGIIALKYPGILYWGFTNVEEILHTGKTASAREIWLLTQLAAAKVVATALCKGSGLVGGLYAPSLMIGAAVGAVFGGSAAELINSAIPGNAAVAEPQAYALVGMAATLASVCSVPLTSVLLLFELTKDYRILLPLMGAVGLAIWVPSVTNQAKETEAPDTWSSARGYSSLLPAHGKDEVSWRQFDGGDDLELSAVHNNAGFEDISEDMLLEYLKVSQAMSTNCVKVSLATTLNEAIKCLHDNQQNCVLVVDDEDFLEGILTYGDVRRYLSKISGDPSDSRFQGKCLSCFICLYPGDYL; from the exons atgaagatggcaGTAGGCGAGGAATACAAGGAATCAGATCGTCTCCTGAGATCCAGTGATATAAGCTGTGACAATGCAGAACAAGAAGCTGACAGAGACttagaacaacaacaacaacagcaacagcaaCCTCAACCTCCTGGTCATTCTCATTCCGATGATAGAGGTTTCTCATACTCTGCTCGCCGCCTCACCATCATCCCCAGGGTCAGGGACAGAGTAGTACTTTCCACACTCGATCCACCGCCTCCTCAGTCTTCTACTTCTCACCGAAACGATGAGCTCAGGGACAGCTCTCCTCCCGAATGGGCTTTGCTTCTTCTTGGCTGCCTTCTCGGCCTTGCTACCGGTCTTTTCGTCGCCGCTTTTAACCGCGGG GTAGACGCCATACATGAAAAGGCCTGGGCTGGTATTCCAAAAAATGGAGCTTCGTGGTTTCGCATGCAGAGACTGTCTAACACTTGGTATAGGATACTTTTAACACCAGTTGCCGGTGGAATTATTGTTGGCTTTATGAATGGTCTGCTTGAAGTATTGGACCGGATAAAGCAGTCGACTTCGTCTCATAGACAGGGATTTCATTTGCTTTCTGGAGTCTTTCCCACCGTAAAAGCTATCCAGGCTGCTATTACTTTAGGAACTGGTTGTTCTTTGGGTCCTGAAGGCCCTAGTGTGGATATTGGAAAATCATGTGCCAGCGGATTTTCAATAATGATGGAAAACAACAGAGAAAGACGGATAGCCCTCGTTGCAGCAGGTGCAGCAGCAGGAATTTCTTCAG GCTTTAATGCAGCAGTTGCTGGTTGTTTCTTTGCCATTGAAACTGTGTTAAGGCCTCTTCGTGCAGAAAATTCACCTCCGTTTACCACTGCAATGATTATACTGGCCTCTGTTATATCTTCAACAGTATCAAATGCTTTACTCGGGACAAAATCTGCTTTTATTGTGCCTACATATGATCTGAAATCTGCTGCTG AACTACCTCTATACCTGATATTGGGCATGCTATGTGGTGCTGTAAGTGTAGCCTTCACTCGCTTGGTTGCTTGGTTCACGAACTCATTTGAGATTATCAAGGAAAAATTTGGCCTTCCTGCTCTTGTGTGCCCTGTTTTAGGTGGTTTTGGAGCTGGGATAATTGCTCTTAAGTATCCTGGAATACTCTACTGGGGTTTCACAAATGTTGAAGAAATCCTTCATACTGGGAAGACTGCTTCAGCTCGAGAAATCTGGCTCTTAACTCAACTAGCAGCTGCAAAAGTTGTTGCCACAGCTCTATGCAAGGGTTCTGGGCTCGTAGGTGGCCTGTATGCCCCAAGTTTGATGATTGGTGCTGCTGTTGGTGCTGTATTTGGGGGCTCAGCTGCAGAACTTATCAACTCAGCAATTCCAGGAAATGCTGCTGTTGCTGAGCCACAGGCATATGCACTT GTTGGAATGGCTGCTACTTTAGCTTCAGTTTGTTCAGTTCCCCTGACATCAGTTCTGCTTCTGTTTGAGCTGACAAAAGATTATAGAATATTGCTTCCACTGATG GGGGCTGTTGGATTGGCAATATGGGTTCCCTCTGTGACAAACCAGGCCAAGGAGACTGAAGCACCTGATACATGGAGTTCAGCCAGGGGTTACTCTTCTCTTTTGCCTGCTCATGGTAAAGATGAAGTCAGTTGGAGACAATTTGATGGTGGAGATGATTTAGAACTCTCTGCCGTGCATAACAATGCTGGTTTCGAAGATATTAGTGAAGATATGCTTTTGGAATATCTAAAG GTTTCTCAAGCCATGTCTACAAACTGTGTGAAGGTTTCTCTTGCCACGACTTTGAATGAGGCAATCAAATGCTTGCATGACAACCAGCAGAACTGTGTGTTGGTGGTTGATGATGAAGACTTTCTGGAAGGAATACTAACGTATGGTGATGTTAGACGATATCTATCTAAGATATCTGGTGATCCATCTGACTCAAGATTTCAAG GTAAATGCTTGTCCTGTTTCATCTGTTTGTACCCGGGGGATTACCTATAG
- the LOC107417192 gene encoding chloride channel protein CLC-f isoform X1: MKMAVGEEYKESDRLLRSSDISCDNAEQEADRDLEQQQQQQQQPQPPGHSHSDDRGFSYSARRLTIIPRVRDRVVLSTLDPPPPQSSTSHRNDELRDSSPPEWALLLLGCLLGLATGLFVAAFNRGVDAIHEKAWAGIPKNGASWFRMQRLSNTWYRILLTPVAGGIIVGFMNGLLEVLDRIKQSTSSHRQGFHLLSGVFPTVKAIQAAITLGTGCSLGPEGPSVDIGKSCASGFSIMMENNRERRIALVAAGAAAGISSGFNAAVAGCFFAIETVLRPLRAENSPPFTTAMIILASVISSTVSNALLGTKSAFIVPTYDLKSAAELPLYLILGMLCGAVSVAFTRLVAWFTNSFEIIKEKFGLPALVCPVLGGFGAGIIALKYPGILYWGFTNVEEILHTGKTASAREIWLLTQLAAAKVVATALCKGSGLVGGLYAPSLMIGAAVGAVFGGSAAELINSAIPGNAAVAEPQAYALVGMAATLASVCSVPLTSVLLLFELTKDYRILLPLMGAVGLAIWVPSVTNQAKETEAPDTWSSARGYSSLLPAHGKDEVSWRQFDGGDDLELSAVHNNAGFEDISEDMLLEYLKVSQAMSTNCVKVSLATTLNEAIKCLHDNQQNCVLVVDDEDFLEGILTYGDVRRYLSKISGDPSDSRFQGVNACPVSSVCTRGITYRGQERGILTCYPDTNLAIAKELMEAKGIKQLPVVKHGRERLKERKRRIVAVLHYDSISQCLREEINHRKSIQEHRKEIDLQEIITNGH, from the exons atgaagatggcaGTAGGCGAGGAATACAAGGAATCAGATCGTCTCCTGAGATCCAGTGATATAAGCTGTGACAATGCAGAACAAGAAGCTGACAGAGACttagaacaacaacaacaacagcaacagcaaCCTCAACCTCCTGGTCATTCTCATTCCGATGATAGAGGTTTCTCATACTCTGCTCGCCGCCTCACCATCATCCCCAGGGTCAGGGACAGAGTAGTACTTTCCACACTCGATCCACCGCCTCCTCAGTCTTCTACTTCTCACCGAAACGATGAGCTCAGGGACAGCTCTCCTCCCGAATGGGCTTTGCTTCTTCTTGGCTGCCTTCTCGGCCTTGCTACCGGTCTTTTCGTCGCCGCTTTTAACCGCGGG GTAGACGCCATACATGAAAAGGCCTGGGCTGGTATTCCAAAAAATGGAGCTTCGTGGTTTCGCATGCAGAGACTGTCTAACACTTGGTATAGGATACTTTTAACACCAGTTGCCGGTGGAATTATTGTTGGCTTTATGAATGGTCTGCTTGAAGTATTGGACCGGATAAAGCAGTCGACTTCGTCTCATAGACAGGGATTTCATTTGCTTTCTGGAGTCTTTCCCACCGTAAAAGCTATCCAGGCTGCTATTACTTTAGGAACTGGTTGTTCTTTGGGTCCTGAAGGCCCTAGTGTGGATATTGGAAAATCATGTGCCAGCGGATTTTCAATAATGATGGAAAACAACAGAGAAAGACGGATAGCCCTCGTTGCAGCAGGTGCAGCAGCAGGAATTTCTTCAG GCTTTAATGCAGCAGTTGCTGGTTGTTTCTTTGCCATTGAAACTGTGTTAAGGCCTCTTCGTGCAGAAAATTCACCTCCGTTTACCACTGCAATGATTATACTGGCCTCTGTTATATCTTCAACAGTATCAAATGCTTTACTCGGGACAAAATCTGCTTTTATTGTGCCTACATATGATCTGAAATCTGCTGCTG AACTACCTCTATACCTGATATTGGGCATGCTATGTGGTGCTGTAAGTGTAGCCTTCACTCGCTTGGTTGCTTGGTTCACGAACTCATTTGAGATTATCAAGGAAAAATTTGGCCTTCCTGCTCTTGTGTGCCCTGTTTTAGGTGGTTTTGGAGCTGGGATAATTGCTCTTAAGTATCCTGGAATACTCTACTGGGGTTTCACAAATGTTGAAGAAATCCTTCATACTGGGAAGACTGCTTCAGCTCGAGAAATCTGGCTCTTAACTCAACTAGCAGCTGCAAAAGTTGTTGCCACAGCTCTATGCAAGGGTTCTGGGCTCGTAGGTGGCCTGTATGCCCCAAGTTTGATGATTGGTGCTGCTGTTGGTGCTGTATTTGGGGGCTCAGCTGCAGAACTTATCAACTCAGCAATTCCAGGAAATGCTGCTGTTGCTGAGCCACAGGCATATGCACTT GTTGGAATGGCTGCTACTTTAGCTTCAGTTTGTTCAGTTCCCCTGACATCAGTTCTGCTTCTGTTTGAGCTGACAAAAGATTATAGAATATTGCTTCCACTGATG GGGGCTGTTGGATTGGCAATATGGGTTCCCTCTGTGACAAACCAGGCCAAGGAGACTGAAGCACCTGATACATGGAGTTCAGCCAGGGGTTACTCTTCTCTTTTGCCTGCTCATGGTAAAGATGAAGTCAGTTGGAGACAATTTGATGGTGGAGATGATTTAGAACTCTCTGCCGTGCATAACAATGCTGGTTTCGAAGATATTAGTGAAGATATGCTTTTGGAATATCTAAAG GTTTCTCAAGCCATGTCTACAAACTGTGTGAAGGTTTCTCTTGCCACGACTTTGAATGAGGCAATCAAATGCTTGCATGACAACCAGCAGAACTGTGTGTTGGTGGTTGATGATGAAGACTTTCTGGAAGGAATACTAACGTATGGTGATGTTAGACGATATCTATCTAAGATATCTGGTGATCCATCTGACTCAAGATTTCAAGGT GTAAATGCTTGTCCTGTTTCATCTGTTTGTACCCGGGGGATTACCTATAGAGGGCAAGAGCGTGGGATTTTAACCTGTTATCCTGATACAAATTTAGCAATTGCCAAGGAGCTAATGGAGGCCAAGGGTATCAAGCAGTTGCCAGTAGTTAAGCATGGTAGAGAACgtctaaaagaaagaaagcgaAGAATTGTTGCTGTTCTTCATTATGATTCAATTTCGCAATGTCTCAG AGAGGAGATAAATCATCGAAAGTCGATCCAAGAGCACAGGAAGGAGATCGATCTCCAGGAAATTATTACAAATGGCCATTAG
- the LOC107417519 gene encoding probable WRKY transcription factor 2 — MAGIDDNVAIIGDWLPPSPSPRAFFSAMLGDNVGSRPILEPAGFNKTEELFLGPREDTVSRDASIKDASQDSDSGNQLTEVGSYSEQKSNSRIGLVERIAARAGFNAPRLNTESIRSSDLSLTSDVRSPYLTIPPGLSPTTLLDSPVFLSNSLAQPSPTTGKFSFIANGNNRNPTLIFETPDKTRDSFFEDINGSSFAFKPIAESGSTFFLGARSKMTSVGIPQPSFPNIEMSVQSENSPQSMEPTEVQNQKKNNLQLQADFSKSSVDKDSGTNTIPAAAGAADEKAMDNVGGNTEHSPPLDEQPDEEGDQRGGDSIAGGSGGTTSEDGYNWRKYGQKQVKGSEYPRSYYKCTHPNCQVKKKVERSHEGHITEIIYKGTHNHPKPPPNRRSALGSSNLLIDMRLDIPEQAGGGPQNGGDGDPVWASTEKTTVDWRHDNLEVTSSASMGPGYCNQSTSFQAQNGTQLESGDAVDASSTFSNDEDDDDRGTHGSVSLGYDGEEDESESKRRKIEAYATEMSGATRAIREPRVVVQTTSEVDILDDGYRWRKYGQKVVKGNPNPRSYYKCTNAGCTVRKHVERASHDLKSVITTYEGKHNHDVPAARNSSHVNSGNVAAQASSVHRPEPSHSQAHNGMPRFERPGAASLASFSLPASASARQQQQQQQLGPTHGGGFSFEMNHQAGLANLAMAGLGPGQPKLAVLPVHPYLAQQQRHMNEMGFMFPKGEPKVEPISEPTLNLSNASVYQQFMSRLPLGPQM; from the exons ATGGCAGGCATTGATGATAATGTTGCCATAATTGGAGATTGGTTGCCGCCAAGTCCAAGCCCAAGAGCGTTTTTCTCTGCAATGTTAGGTGATAATGTTGGCTCTAGGCCTATCTTGGAGCCTGCTGGTTTTAATAAAACTGAGGAACTGTTTCTAGGACCTCGGGAAGATACAGTGTCAAGAGATGCAAGTATAAAAGATGCATCACAAGACAGTGATTCTGGGAATCAGTTGACAGAAGTAGGATCATATTctgaacaaaaatcaaattcacGCATAGGACTTGTGGAAAGGATTGCTGCGAGAGCTGGATTTAATGCTCCTAGGTTGAATACCGAAAGCATTAGATCTTCTGACCTTTCTCTGACTTCTGATGTTCGGTCTCCTTACTTGACAATACCTCCTGGTCTCAGCCCGACTACACTCTTAGATTCTCCAGTTTTCCTTTCAAATTCATTG GCACAGCCATCTCCAACaactggaaaattttcattcatCGCAAATGGTAATAACAGGAATCCCACACTGATATTTGAGACCCCTGATAAAACTAGAGATAGTTTCTTTGAGGACATCAACGGCTCATCTTTTGCTTTCAAGCCTATTGCTGAATCTGGCTCCACTTTCTTTCTTGGTGCAAGAAGCAAA ATGACTTCAGTTGGTATTCCTCAGCCATCCTTTCCCAACATCGAGATGTCAGTTCAGTCGGAAAATTCTCCCCAAAGTATGGAACCAACGGAAGTTCAAAACCAGAAGAAAAACAACCTCCAGCTGCAGGCAGATTTCTCTAAGTCATCTGTTGACAAAGACAGTGGAACTAATACTATCCCAGCAGCTGCAGGTGCAGCAGATGAAAAGGCAATGGATAATGTTGGTGGAAATACGGAACATTCTCCACCTCTTGATGAGCAACCAGATGAAGAAGGAGATCAAAGAGGTGGAGATTCTATTGCTGGTGGTAGTGGGGGTACAACATCTGAAGATGGATATAATTGGAGGAAGTATGGGCAGAAACAAGTGAAAGGAAGTGAGTATCCACGAAGTTATTACAAATGCACGCATCCAAATTGTCAGGTTAAGAAAAAAGTAGAAAGATCTCATGAGGGACATATAACAGAGATTATCTACAAAGGGACCCATAACCACCCTAAACCTCCTCCTAATAGACGATCAGCTCTTGGTTCATCTAACCTCCTGATTGATATGCGATTAGATATCCCTGAACAAGCTGGTGGTGGGCCACAAAATGGTGGTGATGGTGACCCAGTTTGGGCAAGTACAGAAAAAACAACTGTTGATTGGAGGCATGACAACCTTGAGGTGACTTCATCGGCATCAATGGGCCCAGGATACTGCAATCAGTCCACCTCTTTTCAGGCTCAGAATGGTACACAACTTGAATCAGGTGATGCAGTGGACGCCTCATCTACTTTCTCTAATGATGAAGATGACGATGATCGGGGGACACATGGCAGTGTGTCATTGGGTTATGATGGTGAGGAAGATGAATCGGAGTCGAAAAGAAG GAAAATTGAAGCATATGCAACAGAAATGAGTGGAGCCACCAGAGCCATTCGTGAACCCAGAGTTGTGGTTCAGACCACCAGTGAAGTAGATATCCTTGATGATGGGTATCGTTGGCGCAAGTATGGGCAGAAAGTTGTCAAAGGAAATCCTAACCCAAG GAGTTACTACAAGTGCACTAATGCAGGTTGCACAGTGAGAAAGCATGTAGAAAGGGCATCTCATGACCTGAAGTCTGTGATCACCACATATGAAGGGAAGCACAATCATGATGTTCCTGCAGCTCGCAATAGTAGTCACGTCAACTCTGGTAATGTTGCTGCTCAAGCTTCTTCCGTTCACCGCCCTGAGCCGTCACATTCACAAGCTCACAATGGAATGCCTAGATTTGAAAGGCCTGGTGCTGCATCACTGGCTTCCTTCAGCCTACCTGCAAGTGCAAGTGCAAGACAgcagcaacagcagcagcaacTGGGGCCAACCCATGGTGGGGGCTTCTCTTTTGAAATGAACCATCAAGCTGGGCTGGCCAATCTGGCAATGGCAGGTTTGGGACCTGGCCAACCTAAACTTGCAGTTCTGCCTGTTCATCCATACTTAGCACAGCAACAACGCCATATGAATGAAATGGGTTTCATGTTTCCTAAAGGAGAACCAAAGGTGGAGCCCATATCAGAACCTACTTTAAACTTGTCCAATGCTTCAGTATACCAACAATTTATGAGTAGGCTTCCTCTTGGTCCTCAGATGTAA